Proteins from one Ricinus communis isolate WT05 ecotype wild-type chromosome 9, ASM1957865v1, whole genome shotgun sequence genomic window:
- the LOC8276169 gene encoding transcriptional regulator SUPERMAN, whose product MGSRIQACSDTSSEENDRQQVKEDATTITTNTAKRSYECSFCKRGFTNAQALGGHMNIHRRDRAKTAKQVMSSSSSSISSKTNEEHTKPNYIGSISSEPMNYYQVLESQKNYPMYFQPSGSSSPRQVPQVYYNYGSDDFLVPRNNKSLSRDEECWGANLSLQLGSNHLQDNGMNMEVAKEDEVDLELRLGHDRL is encoded by the coding sequence ATGGGATCAAGAATACAAGCATGTTCAGATACTTCAAGCGAAGAAAATGATCGGCAACAAGTCAAAGAAGACGCAACCACCATTACCACTAATACCGCTAAACGTTCTTATGAGTGCAGCTTCTGCAAGAGAGGATTTACCAACGCGCAAGCTTTAGGTGGGCATATGAACATACATCGCAGAGATCGAGCAAAGACGGCCAAGCAAGTTatgtcttcttcttcatcatcaatTTCAAGCAAAACTAATGAGGAACACACAAAACCTAATTATATTGGGTCAATTTCAAGTGAACCCATGAATTACTATCAAGTTTTGGAGTCTCAAAAGAATTATCCAATGTATTTTCAACCATCTGGGTCATCTAGCCCTAGACAGGTGCCACaagtttattataattatggaAGTGATGATTTTCTTGTCCCACGAAATAACAAGTCTTTGAGCAGGGATGAAGAATGTTGGGGTGCAAATTTGAGCTTGCAGCTTGGGTCTAATCATTTACAAGATAATGGAATGAATATGGAAGttgcaaaagaagatgaagTGGATTTGGAGCTTCGACTTGGTCATGATCGATTATAG